In Nomia melanderi isolate GNS246 chromosome 4, iyNomMela1, whole genome shotgun sequence, the following are encoded in one genomic region:
- the LOC116425362 gene encoding calpain-D isoform X2, which yields MGSIASVLQWHCSECALINPTENTRCARCGLTRLRSDEKANFSLNLNFESRENPGQEEVGTKRKEREADSFSVFVPPTPPSRLRLDNPAADNTRPTTHQHIETDLIHCFEENLIAHNNYSKKLQHDSWNGRPYKKEPFKRSSSLPSLVTQWTCVRCLLKNNCSFALTCAACDANFSSFKTGKRQIGARKGKKLNLHKISCVKDASEFLTNISNGSNATSTSTSDARIINMAQLTSISRNERRQIDRENWTLPPIETMDSTTFSYSNTNDSSERSPKRHSPSIYERVKSKVSRSLSNGSVVHKLSEHAIQRPTSLVVSEARQNDALWSCDNCTLDNAPGLEQCEACEAPRSPAPCSGVVISVPAWEPRALSSAGPLSYRRSFSDIESVTNVSQKKVANRRSLNENEPPAVPPHSVGFNIRPKYSYIGITDPDIPPPLPKKQNNKLGLVPIKAHSEATSPVGDVSDVSSLKRMWTCQKCSFACNPLWSTGCDICGSFRSPPSLTQPNLITVTKDGTSCSMHTQSPIVVSRDSVRYIPQKTATLAIAESDLDDQVDPPSPVWTCKKCTLLNAASRTTCEACGGSKLKSIMHLEDATLRKGESWVCPSCTLRNPLSVQTCNACKTLADFLDVPKDRGFGSRSPSPRLCHSAINSKVITPRHRNSVRRNGSSVGDKRHTRLKDTAHGQWQCKLCTYENKSTNGICEMCQISKTLSQLSGDKPRIIESGTNTLTIQRQESVVMENLRQIEEREALEKWERIVRYCKETNEPFVDDSFPPAPKSLYYNPAETKDNHVVQWRRPHQINVDSTVDSKLPWAVFRTPLPSDISQGVLGNCWLLSALAVLAESDELVKRVLVMRETCPEGAYQVRLCKDGRWTTVLVDDLLPCDKRGHLVYSQAKRKQLWVPLIEKAVAKIHGCYEALVSGRAIEGLATLTGAPCESVPLQPSALPSEDELDKDLIWAQLLSSRQAMFLMGASCGGGNMKVDEEEYQRKGLRPRHAYSVLDVRDVQGIRLLRLRNPWGHYSWKGDWSDDSPIWTPQLREMLMPHGASDGVFWISFDDVLKYFDCIDICKTRVGWSEVRLRGTLPPLSSLRHLSCVLLTVLEPTETEFTLFQEGQRNSEKSQRSQLDLCVVVFRTHSPAAPEVGRLVEHSKRQVRGFVGCHKMLERDLYIVVCLAFNHWHTGMEDTSSYPEYVLAIHSSKRLLVEQISPPAFVLADAIISLTLAKGQRHEGREGMTAYYLTKGWAGLVVMVENRHVNKWIHVKCDCHESYNVVSTRGQLRTADSVPPLHRQVIIVLTQLEGSGGFSIAHRLTHRLANSGNLHDWGPPDTQHCPQIDTQVEGLHSPRLIT from the exons ATGGGCTCGATTGCATCGGTGCTGCAGTGGCATTGCTCGGAGTGCGCTCTGATAAATCCAACAGAAAACACGCGATGCGCCAGATGTGGCCTAACTCGACTTAGAAGTGATGAGAAGGCAAACTTCAGCCTCAACCTGAACTTTGAGTCTAGAGAAAATCCAGGACAAGAAGAAGTCGGaacgaaaagaaaggaaagagaagCTGATTCATTCTCTGTATTCGTCCCGCCAACACCTCCATCAAGGCTTCGTCTGGATAATCCAGCAGCGGACAACACACGTCCGACAACTCATCAGCACATCGAAACGGATCTCATACATTG CTTTGAAGAGAATTTAATTGCTCacaataattattcaaagaagTTACAACATGATTCTTGGAATGGAAGACCATATAAGAAAGAGCCATTTAAACGATCTTCTTCTTTACCTTCCTTAGTAACACAATGGACTTGTGTTCgttgtttattgaaaaataattgcagTTTTGCATTAACATGTGCAGCTTGCGATGCTAACTTTTCATCATTTAAAACTGGCAAAAGGCAAATCGGAGCACGTaaaggaaaaaaattaaatttgcataaaataagTTGTGTTAAAGATGCATCCGAGTttctaacaaatatttcaaatggttCTAATGCTACAAGTACTTCTACGAGTGATGCAAGGATTATTA ATATGGCACAATTAACAAGTATAAGTCGTAATGAAAGAAGACAAATTGATAGAGAAAATTGGACGTTACCACCAATAGAGACTATGGATTCAACTACATTTTCTTACTCAAACACTAATGATAGCTCTGAACGTTCACCAAAAAGACATAGTCCCTCGATATATGAGCGTGTTAAATCTAAAGTTAGTCGCTCCTTATCTAATGGTTCTGTTGTGCATAAATTATCTGAACATGCTATACAAAGGCCAACAAGTCTAGTAGTCTCAGAAGCGAGACAAAATGATGCACTTTGGAGTTGCGATAACTGCACTCTTGATAATGCTCCTGGCTTAGAACAGTGTGAAGCATGTGAAGCTCCTAGAAGTCCAGCTCCTTGTAGCGGAGTAGTTATCAGTGTACCTGCTTGGGAACCTCGAGCTTTATCTTCAGCAGGTCCACTTTCTTATAGACGATCTTTTTCGGACATTGAATCTGTTACAAATGTATCTCAAAAAAAAGTTGCCAATAGAAGAAGTCTTAACGAAAATGAACCACCTGCAGTACCACCGCACTCCGTTGGTTTTAATATAAGaccaaaatattcttatattggAATTACTGATCCAGATATACCACCACCATTGCcaaagaaacaaaacaataaactaGGTCTAGTGCCTATAAAAGCCCATAGCGAGGCAACAAGTCCTGTTGGAGATGTGTCAGATGTAAGTTCCTTGAAACGTATGTGGACTTGTCAAAAGTGTTCTTTCGCATGTAATCCACTCTGGTCAACTGGATGTGATATATGTGGATCTTTTCGATCACCTCCTTCATTAACACAACCTAATTTAATAACTGTTACAAAAGATGGAACAAGCTGTTCGATGCATACTCAATCCCCAATTGTAGTATCTAGAGATAGCGTCAGATATATCCCACAAAAAACTGCTACATTGGCTATAGCAGAGTCTGATTTAGATGACCAAGTTGATCCACCCTCTCCAGTATGGACCTGTAAAAAATGCACATTATTAAATGCTGCTTCAAGAACTACTTGTGAAGCGTGTGGTGGTTCGAAACTAAAAAGTATTATGCATTTAGAAGATGCTACATTACGGAAAGGAGAAAGCTGGGTGTGTCCGTCGTGTACATTAAGAAATCCATTGTCAGTGCAAACTTGTAATGCTTGTAAGACATTAGCAGATTTTCTAGACGTACCAAAAGATAGAGGTTTTGGATCAAGAAGTCCAAGTCCAAGACTCTGCCATTCTGCTATAAATTCAAAAGTTATTACACCAAGGCACAGAAATTCTGTAAGAAGGAATGGTTCTTCAGTTGGCGATAAAAGGCATACAAGATTAAAAGATACTGCTCATGGTCAA TGGCAGTGTAAACTATGCacatatgaaaataaaagtacaaatGGAATATGTGAAATGTGCCAAATTTCAAAGACCTTATCCCAATTATCAGGTGATAAGCCTAGAATTATTGAATCTGGCACAAATACACTTACAATACAAAGACAGGAAAGTGTGGTAATGGAAAATTTAAGACAAATTGAAGAAAGAGAAGCATTAGAGAAGTGGGAGCGAATTGTCCGTTATTGTAAAGAG acaAATGAACCTTTCGTCGACGATTCATTTCCACCAGCTCCaaaatctttatattataatcCAGCTGAAACAAAGGATAATCATGTTGTTCAGTGGAGAAGGCCTCATCAAATCAATGTAGATTCTACCGTTGATTCGAAACTCCCTTGGGCTGTTTTTAGAACACCTTTACCTTCTGATATTTCACAAGGTGTATTAGGAAATTGTTGGTTACTTTCAGCTTTAGCTGTTTTAGCTGAAAGCGACGAACTTGTAAAGAGAGTTTTAGTAATGAGGGAAACTTGTCCTGAAGGAGCTTATCAAGTACGATTATGTAAAGATGGAAGATGGACCACTGTACTTGTCGATGATTTGCTTCCCTGTGATAAAAGAGGCCACTTAGTATATTCTCAG GCAAAGAGAAAGCAATTGTGGGTGCCATTAATTGAAAAAGCAGTAGCAAAAATTCATGGTTGCTATGAAGCTTTAGTTTCTGGACGTGCTATAGAAGGTTTAGCGACACTTACAGGTGCCCCTTGTGAGAGTGTGCCTTTGCAACCATCTGCTTTGCCAAGTGAAGACGAACTTGATAAGGATTTAATATGGGCGCAACTTTTATCTTCTAGACAAGCTATGTTTTTAATGGGTGCTAGTTGCGGAGGTGGCAATATGAAAGTTGATGAAGAAGAATATCAACGTAAAGGCTTAAGACCAAG GCATGCATATTCTGTTCTTGATGTGCGAGATGTGCAG GGAATACGATTGCTGAGGCTCCGAAATCCTTGGGGCCATTATAGTTGGAAAGGTGATTGGTCTGATGATAGTCCTATATGGACACCTCAGTTACGTGAAATGTTGATGCCACATGGTGCATCAGATGGCGTGTTTTGGATTTCATTCGatgatgttttaaaatattttgattgcaTTGATATTTGTAAAACTAGAGTTGGATGGAGTGAAGTTAGATTACGTGGTACCCTCCCTCCTTTGTCTTCTCTCAGACATTTATCTTGTGTACTTCTAACAGTGCTCGAACCTACCGAAACAGAATTCACTTTATTCCAAGAAGGTCAGAG gAATTCTGAAAAATCACAACGTTCTCAGCTGGATTTATGTGTAGTTGTGTTTCGTACACATTCTCCAGCAGCACCAGAAGTCGGAAGGCTAGTAGAACATAGTAAACGACAAGTACGTGGATTTGTTGGATGTCACAAAATGCTAGAAAGAGATCTGTACATTGTTGTGTGTTTGGCTTTTAATCACTGGCACACTGGAATGGAAGATACTTCCAGTTATCCTGAATATGTTCTTGCCATTCATAGCTCAAAGAGACTTCTAGTTGAACAAATTTCTCCACCAGCATTTGTTTTAGCTGATGCTATCATTAGTTTAACTCTAGCAAAAGGACAGCGACATGAA GGAAGAGAGGGAATGACTGCTTATTATTTAACTAAAGGTTGGGCTGGACTTGTAGTAATGGTAGAAAATCGTCATGTAAATAAGTGGATTCATGTAAAATGTGACTGCCATGAAAGCTATAATGTTGTGTCCACTAGAGGACAACTCAGAACTGCCGATAGTGTCCCCCCACTTCAcag ACAAGTCATCATAGTCTTAACACAGTTGGAAGGTAGTGGAGGATTCTCAATAGCACATCGACTTACGCACAGGCTAGCTAACAGTGGAAATTTACATGATTGGGGTCCACCAGATACTCAGCATTGTCCTCAAATCGACACTCAAGTTGAAGGTTTACATAGTCCTCGTTTAATTACGTGA
- the LOC116425362 gene encoding calpain-D isoform X1: MGSIASVLQWHCSECALINPTENTRCARCGLTRLRSDEKANFSLNLNFESRENPGQEEVGTKRKEREADSFSVFVPPTPPSRLRLDNPAADNTRPTTHQHIETDLIHCFEENLIAHNNYSKKLQHDSWNGRPYKKEPFKRSSSLPSLVTQWTCVRCLLKNNCSFALTCAACDANFSSFKTGKRQIGARKGKKLNLHKISCVKDASEFLTNISNGSNATSTSTSDARIISKDMAQLTSISRNERRQIDRENWTLPPIETMDSTTFSYSNTNDSSERSPKRHSPSIYERVKSKVSRSLSNGSVVHKLSEHAIQRPTSLVVSEARQNDALWSCDNCTLDNAPGLEQCEACEAPRSPAPCSGVVISVPAWEPRALSSAGPLSYRRSFSDIESVTNVSQKKVANRRSLNENEPPAVPPHSVGFNIRPKYSYIGITDPDIPPPLPKKQNNKLGLVPIKAHSEATSPVGDVSDVSSLKRMWTCQKCSFACNPLWSTGCDICGSFRSPPSLTQPNLITVTKDGTSCSMHTQSPIVVSRDSVRYIPQKTATLAIAESDLDDQVDPPSPVWTCKKCTLLNAASRTTCEACGGSKLKSIMHLEDATLRKGESWVCPSCTLRNPLSVQTCNACKTLADFLDVPKDRGFGSRSPSPRLCHSAINSKVITPRHRNSVRRNGSSVGDKRHTRLKDTAHGQWQCKLCTYENKSTNGICEMCQISKTLSQLSGDKPRIIESGTNTLTIQRQESVVMENLRQIEEREALEKWERIVRYCKETNEPFVDDSFPPAPKSLYYNPAETKDNHVVQWRRPHQINVDSTVDSKLPWAVFRTPLPSDISQGVLGNCWLLSALAVLAESDELVKRVLVMRETCPEGAYQVRLCKDGRWTTVLVDDLLPCDKRGHLVYSQAKRKQLWVPLIEKAVAKIHGCYEALVSGRAIEGLATLTGAPCESVPLQPSALPSEDELDKDLIWAQLLSSRQAMFLMGASCGGGNMKVDEEEYQRKGLRPRHAYSVLDVRDVQGIRLLRLRNPWGHYSWKGDWSDDSPIWTPQLREMLMPHGASDGVFWISFDDVLKYFDCIDICKTRVGWSEVRLRGTLPPLSSLRHLSCVLLTVLEPTETEFTLFQEGQRNSEKSQRSQLDLCVVVFRTHSPAAPEVGRLVEHSKRQVRGFVGCHKMLERDLYIVVCLAFNHWHTGMEDTSSYPEYVLAIHSSKRLLVEQISPPAFVLADAIISLTLAKGQRHEGREGMTAYYLTKGWAGLVVMVENRHVNKWIHVKCDCHESYNVVSTRGQLRTADSVPPLHRQVIIVLTQLEGSGGFSIAHRLTHRLANSGNLHDWGPPDTQHCPQIDTQVEGLHSPRLIT; encoded by the exons ATGGGCTCGATTGCATCGGTGCTGCAGTGGCATTGCTCGGAGTGCGCTCTGATAAATCCAACAGAAAACACGCGATGCGCCAGATGTGGCCTAACTCGACTTAGAAGTGATGAGAAGGCAAACTTCAGCCTCAACCTGAACTTTGAGTCTAGAGAAAATCCAGGACAAGAAGAAGTCGGaacgaaaagaaaggaaagagaagCTGATTCATTCTCTGTATTCGTCCCGCCAACACCTCCATCAAGGCTTCGTCTGGATAATCCAGCAGCGGACAACACACGTCCGACAACTCATCAGCACATCGAAACGGATCTCATACATTG CTTTGAAGAGAATTTAATTGCTCacaataattattcaaagaagTTACAACATGATTCTTGGAATGGAAGACCATATAAGAAAGAGCCATTTAAACGATCTTCTTCTTTACCTTCCTTAGTAACACAATGGACTTGTGTTCgttgtttattgaaaaataattgcagTTTTGCATTAACATGTGCAGCTTGCGATGCTAACTTTTCATCATTTAAAACTGGCAAAAGGCAAATCGGAGCACGTaaaggaaaaaaattaaatttgcataaaataagTTGTGTTAAAGATGCATCCGAGTttctaacaaatatttcaaatggttCTAATGCTACAAGTACTTCTACGAGTGATGCAAGGATTATTAGTAAGG ATATGGCACAATTAACAAGTATAAGTCGTAATGAAAGAAGACAAATTGATAGAGAAAATTGGACGTTACCACCAATAGAGACTATGGATTCAACTACATTTTCTTACTCAAACACTAATGATAGCTCTGAACGTTCACCAAAAAGACATAGTCCCTCGATATATGAGCGTGTTAAATCTAAAGTTAGTCGCTCCTTATCTAATGGTTCTGTTGTGCATAAATTATCTGAACATGCTATACAAAGGCCAACAAGTCTAGTAGTCTCAGAAGCGAGACAAAATGATGCACTTTGGAGTTGCGATAACTGCACTCTTGATAATGCTCCTGGCTTAGAACAGTGTGAAGCATGTGAAGCTCCTAGAAGTCCAGCTCCTTGTAGCGGAGTAGTTATCAGTGTACCTGCTTGGGAACCTCGAGCTTTATCTTCAGCAGGTCCACTTTCTTATAGACGATCTTTTTCGGACATTGAATCTGTTACAAATGTATCTCAAAAAAAAGTTGCCAATAGAAGAAGTCTTAACGAAAATGAACCACCTGCAGTACCACCGCACTCCGTTGGTTTTAATATAAGaccaaaatattcttatattggAATTACTGATCCAGATATACCACCACCATTGCcaaagaaacaaaacaataaactaGGTCTAGTGCCTATAAAAGCCCATAGCGAGGCAACAAGTCCTGTTGGAGATGTGTCAGATGTAAGTTCCTTGAAACGTATGTGGACTTGTCAAAAGTGTTCTTTCGCATGTAATCCACTCTGGTCAACTGGATGTGATATATGTGGATCTTTTCGATCACCTCCTTCATTAACACAACCTAATTTAATAACTGTTACAAAAGATGGAACAAGCTGTTCGATGCATACTCAATCCCCAATTGTAGTATCTAGAGATAGCGTCAGATATATCCCACAAAAAACTGCTACATTGGCTATAGCAGAGTCTGATTTAGATGACCAAGTTGATCCACCCTCTCCAGTATGGACCTGTAAAAAATGCACATTATTAAATGCTGCTTCAAGAACTACTTGTGAAGCGTGTGGTGGTTCGAAACTAAAAAGTATTATGCATTTAGAAGATGCTACATTACGGAAAGGAGAAAGCTGGGTGTGTCCGTCGTGTACATTAAGAAATCCATTGTCAGTGCAAACTTGTAATGCTTGTAAGACATTAGCAGATTTTCTAGACGTACCAAAAGATAGAGGTTTTGGATCAAGAAGTCCAAGTCCAAGACTCTGCCATTCTGCTATAAATTCAAAAGTTATTACACCAAGGCACAGAAATTCTGTAAGAAGGAATGGTTCTTCAGTTGGCGATAAAAGGCATACAAGATTAAAAGATACTGCTCATGGTCAA TGGCAGTGTAAACTATGCacatatgaaaataaaagtacaaatGGAATATGTGAAATGTGCCAAATTTCAAAGACCTTATCCCAATTATCAGGTGATAAGCCTAGAATTATTGAATCTGGCACAAATACACTTACAATACAAAGACAGGAAAGTGTGGTAATGGAAAATTTAAGACAAATTGAAGAAAGAGAAGCATTAGAGAAGTGGGAGCGAATTGTCCGTTATTGTAAAGAG acaAATGAACCTTTCGTCGACGATTCATTTCCACCAGCTCCaaaatctttatattataatcCAGCTGAAACAAAGGATAATCATGTTGTTCAGTGGAGAAGGCCTCATCAAATCAATGTAGATTCTACCGTTGATTCGAAACTCCCTTGGGCTGTTTTTAGAACACCTTTACCTTCTGATATTTCACAAGGTGTATTAGGAAATTGTTGGTTACTTTCAGCTTTAGCTGTTTTAGCTGAAAGCGACGAACTTGTAAAGAGAGTTTTAGTAATGAGGGAAACTTGTCCTGAAGGAGCTTATCAAGTACGATTATGTAAAGATGGAAGATGGACCACTGTACTTGTCGATGATTTGCTTCCCTGTGATAAAAGAGGCCACTTAGTATATTCTCAG GCAAAGAGAAAGCAATTGTGGGTGCCATTAATTGAAAAAGCAGTAGCAAAAATTCATGGTTGCTATGAAGCTTTAGTTTCTGGACGTGCTATAGAAGGTTTAGCGACACTTACAGGTGCCCCTTGTGAGAGTGTGCCTTTGCAACCATCTGCTTTGCCAAGTGAAGACGAACTTGATAAGGATTTAATATGGGCGCAACTTTTATCTTCTAGACAAGCTATGTTTTTAATGGGTGCTAGTTGCGGAGGTGGCAATATGAAAGTTGATGAAGAAGAATATCAACGTAAAGGCTTAAGACCAAG GCATGCATATTCTGTTCTTGATGTGCGAGATGTGCAG GGAATACGATTGCTGAGGCTCCGAAATCCTTGGGGCCATTATAGTTGGAAAGGTGATTGGTCTGATGATAGTCCTATATGGACACCTCAGTTACGTGAAATGTTGATGCCACATGGTGCATCAGATGGCGTGTTTTGGATTTCATTCGatgatgttttaaaatattttgattgcaTTGATATTTGTAAAACTAGAGTTGGATGGAGTGAAGTTAGATTACGTGGTACCCTCCCTCCTTTGTCTTCTCTCAGACATTTATCTTGTGTACTTCTAACAGTGCTCGAACCTACCGAAACAGAATTCACTTTATTCCAAGAAGGTCAGAG gAATTCTGAAAAATCACAACGTTCTCAGCTGGATTTATGTGTAGTTGTGTTTCGTACACATTCTCCAGCAGCACCAGAAGTCGGAAGGCTAGTAGAACATAGTAAACGACAAGTACGTGGATTTGTTGGATGTCACAAAATGCTAGAAAGAGATCTGTACATTGTTGTGTGTTTGGCTTTTAATCACTGGCACACTGGAATGGAAGATACTTCCAGTTATCCTGAATATGTTCTTGCCATTCATAGCTCAAAGAGACTTCTAGTTGAACAAATTTCTCCACCAGCATTTGTTTTAGCTGATGCTATCATTAGTTTAACTCTAGCAAAAGGACAGCGACATGAA GGAAGAGAGGGAATGACTGCTTATTATTTAACTAAAGGTTGGGCTGGACTTGTAGTAATGGTAGAAAATCGTCATGTAAATAAGTGGATTCATGTAAAATGTGACTGCCATGAAAGCTATAATGTTGTGTCCACTAGAGGACAACTCAGAACTGCCGATAGTGTCCCCCCACTTCAcag ACAAGTCATCATAGTCTTAACACAGTTGGAAGGTAGTGGAGGATTCTCAATAGCACATCGACTTACGCACAGGCTAGCTAACAGTGGAAATTTACATGATTGGGGTCCACCAGATACTCAGCATTGTCCTCAAATCGACACTCAAGTTGAAGGTTTACATAGTCCTCGTTTAATTACGTGA